One genomic segment of Bdellovibrionales bacterium includes these proteins:
- the mfd gene encoding transcription-repair coupling factor yields the protein MDIKGTAKDSMLTNSSSLDLKLTKLISDRLLRLPDNKVRVIGTSSYSLASALATSDIPWDERRARLLLVPSDSELRPLTECLNFFDPNRKIMELPSFDVNPYSGLYPNPRLAAARVRWLFEAQNAKPGQVFIASMAGLLQKTLPFSLLARTSLRVSRGQTLDSNFFKILEGFGYHACSIVDEVGGYSRRGGIVDLFSPSSDQPFRLELFGDDIESIRNFDPESQRSQSDEISEIVILPPHEIIYSEDDLQQTISRFRNMTDGRKVDSADLDAILYSLSQQQYFPGIEFLLSQFYPLAETPLDHFCSPLTIISLDPLEIARSQDMYWESLKAGFENSPDMALRPTPEDLYSKLETLNWPEARFEIEFSRINFENDDQNHPQSNLGQDIIEYPAPDMVEFRQQAVALMSKPNEQASYVKDKMSHLRDEGFAIFICTHSHSNASRLKVFLEKCSFESHIIEERKASWDDLRSDQNQNRRLIHLLVGPCPKTTKSNPDKLIFLKDSDFWGSKLGKREYKKEGTLTQRANAITFGDMKPGDFIVHKLHGVGIYEGLKTMPIQGVPTEMIHLRYKDKDSLYLPIYRIGQIQKYSGPTNPLFIDKLGGTGWEKTKTKVRHHLRDIALELLQLYAKRAQIKRPPFASPDNDYFAFQNAFPYEETDDQLTAIREIEGDLCKDQPMDRLICGDVGFGKTELAMRAAFLAVSSHKQVAIVAPTTVLTFQHTQTFRSRFKNWPINIKPLNRFVSNKETKETLTDLASGKIDIIIGTHRLLSKDVKFRELGLIILDEEQKFGVRHKEALRKMRASVDTLALSATPIPRTLNMSLMGIRDLSLLSTPPLDRLPTRTFVCKFDKETIRKAILAEVSRGGQIFFIHNRIQSIYGLSDELRQIVPEVRMAVAHGQMDEDNLEKTMVRFFNHEIDMLLCTTIIESGMDIPRANTMFIDRADQFGLSQLYQLRGRVGRSKERAYCYLLIPPHRRLDPEALERLRVLQENTSLGSGIKIAHYDLELRGAGDLLGEDQSGHINAVGYEFYMELMEDAIRAAKGEPEKANEIDPEINLRIPAFIPDKYIPDIRVRLYYYKALTEISSPEDLERLEDELRDQFGKPPDEVLNLLGVMLIRKMCCDLGIRDISAGPKRLSLAFTDNTPLPVVRVIELTTRENKKFSLTPDSRLVIRMNNISWPAICDELNLLSGMCPKDTVH from the coding sequence ATGGATATTAAAGGAACTGCAAAGGACTCAATGCTCACCAATTCGAGCTCCTTAGATCTAAAACTCACAAAGCTAATTTCTGACCGACTTTTGAGGTTACCAGACAACAAAGTAAGGGTGATCGGAACTTCTTCCTACTCGCTCGCGTCTGCTCTCGCAACAAGTGATATTCCTTGGGACGAGCGAAGAGCTCGCCTCCTGCTCGTCCCCTCAGACAGCGAGCTTCGGCCGCTCACAGAATGCCTTAATTTCTTTGACCCGAACCGTAAGATCATGGAACTGCCCAGTTTTGATGTGAACCCCTATTCTGGCCTGTATCCCAATCCACGACTTGCTGCGGCTAGAGTGCGATGGCTTTTTGAAGCCCAAAATGCAAAACCTGGACAAGTCTTCATTGCTTCTATGGCTGGCCTCCTGCAAAAGACGCTTCCTTTCTCTCTCCTTGCTCGGACAAGCCTCAGAGTTTCTAGGGGTCAGACCTTGGATAGCAACTTTTTCAAAATATTGGAAGGCTTCGGATACCATGCGTGCAGCATTGTTGATGAGGTTGGTGGCTATTCCAGGCGCGGGGGGATCGTAGATCTCTTTTCCCCTTCATCTGATCAGCCCTTTCGCCTTGAATTGTTTGGCGATGACATTGAATCAATCCGGAATTTTGACCCGGAATCCCAAAGAAGTCAGAGCGATGAGATCAGCGAAATTGTTATTTTACCCCCTCACGAAATCATTTATTCAGAGGATGATCTGCAGCAGACAATCAGTCGTTTCCGAAATATGACGGATGGACGCAAGGTTGATTCAGCCGATCTTGATGCCATCTTGTATTCGCTCAGCCAACAGCAGTATTTTCCCGGAATTGAGTTTCTCCTCTCTCAATTTTACCCTCTTGCCGAGACTCCCCTTGATCATTTTTGCTCTCCCCTTACAATTATCTCGCTTGACCCGCTGGAGATTGCTCGGTCCCAAGATATGTATTGGGAATCATTAAAAGCCGGATTTGAAAACTCCCCTGACATGGCATTGCGTCCAACTCCTGAAGATCTCTACTCGAAATTGGAAACCTTGAACTGGCCCGAGGCCAGATTTGAGATTGAATTCTCTCGTATCAACTTTGAAAATGACGATCAAAATCATCCTCAAAGCAATTTAGGCCAAGATATTATCGAATACCCTGCTCCAGACATGGTTGAGTTTCGACAGCAGGCCGTTGCGCTGATGAGCAAGCCCAATGAGCAGGCCTCATACGTCAAAGATAAAATGTCCCATTTAAGAGATGAGGGTTTTGCCATTTTCATCTGTACCCATTCTCATTCAAATGCAAGTCGACTGAAAGTTTTTCTCGAAAAGTGCAGTTTTGAATCTCATATCATTGAAGAACGCAAGGCCTCTTGGGATGATCTTCGTTCAGACCAGAATCAAAACCGACGCCTGATTCATCTTCTTGTAGGGCCTTGTCCTAAGACGACTAAATCCAATCCGGACAAACTGATTTTTTTGAAAGACTCTGATTTTTGGGGATCAAAACTTGGAAAAAGAGAATATAAAAAGGAAGGTACTCTCACTCAACGGGCCAATGCCATCACGTTTGGAGACATGAAGCCAGGCGACTTCATTGTTCACAAGCTCCATGGAGTTGGAATTTACGAGGGTTTAAAAACGATGCCCATCCAGGGAGTTCCGACCGAGATGATTCACCTGCGGTATAAGGACAAAGATAGTCTCTATTTGCCTATCTATCGCATTGGGCAGATTCAAAAGTATTCGGGTCCCACCAATCCTCTTTTTATCGATAAATTGGGAGGGACTGGCTGGGAAAAAACCAAAACAAAAGTCCGACACCACTTGCGTGATATTGCTCTTGAACTTCTGCAGCTGTACGCAAAGCGCGCACAAATTAAGCGGCCTCCTTTTGCCTCTCCTGACAATGATTATTTTGCTTTTCAGAATGCATTTCCTTATGAGGAAACGGATGATCAATTAACCGCTATTCGTGAAATCGAGGGGGATCTTTGTAAGGATCAACCCATGGACCGGCTGATTTGTGGCGATGTGGGATTTGGAAAGACCGAGTTAGCAATGAGGGCCGCATTTTTAGCTGTATCCAGTCACAAACAAGTTGCCATCGTTGCTCCAACGACAGTTCTAACTTTTCAGCACACTCAAACTTTTCGAAGTCGATTTAAAAATTGGCCCATCAATATCAAACCTCTAAATCGCTTTGTTTCTAACAAAGAAACCAAGGAAACATTGACTGATTTGGCATCAGGTAAAATCGATATCATCATCGGCACTCATCGGCTGCTAAGTAAGGATGTCAAATTTCGAGAACTCGGCCTAATCATTTTGGATGAGGAACAAAAATTTGGGGTTAGGCACAAAGAGGCACTCCGCAAAATGAGGGCAAGTGTCGATACATTGGCCCTCTCAGCCACTCCAATTCCTCGCACTTTGAATATGAGCCTCATGGGAATACGGGACCTGAGCTTGCTCAGCACCCCGCCGCTTGATAGATTGCCGACGCGTACATTTGTCTGCAAGTTTGACAAAGAAACCATTCGCAAGGCAATTCTGGCCGAAGTCAGTCGTGGCGGACAAATATTCTTTATTCACAATCGGATCCAAAGCATCTACGGACTATCCGACGAACTTCGACAAATTGTACCCGAGGTCCGTATGGCCGTTGCACATGGCCAGATGGACGAAGACAATTTGGAGAAGACCATGGTTCGCTTTTTTAATCACGAAATTGACATGCTCCTTTGCACGACGATCATTGAATCCGGAATGGATATTCCACGTGCAAACACAATGTTTATTGATCGAGCGGATCAATTTGGATTGAGTCAGCTTTACCAATTGCGGGGAAGAGTGGGACGAAGCAAAGAGCGGGCCTATTGCTACCTCCTCATACCACCTCATCGACGACTTGATCCCGAGGCACTGGAAAGATTACGTGTGCTCCAAGAGAACACCTCCCTCGGAAGTGGAATAAAAATCGCCCACTACGACCTTGAGCTTCGCGGTGCTGGTGATTTATTAGGGGAGGACCAGTCCGGACACATTAATGCTGTCGGTTACGAATTCTATATGGAACTCATGGAAGATGCCATCAGAGCTGCCAAAGGAGAACCCGAAAAGGCAAATGAAATTGATCCTGAAATAAATCTGAGAATTCCTGCCTTTATTCCTGATAAGTACATACCGGACATACGGGTTCGCCTCTATTACTACAAAGCCCTGACAGAAATTTCCAGCCCCGAGGATCTGGAACGACTGGAAGATGAACTTCGCGATCAGTTTGGAAAGCCACCGGATGAAGTCCTCAATTTGCTAGGAGTCATGCTGATTCGCAAAATGTGTTGTGATTTGGGAATTCGCGATATTTCGGCTGGGCCAAAACGACTTTCTTTG